A window of the Erpetoichthys calabaricus chromosome 10, fErpCal1.3, whole genome shotgun sequence genome harbors these coding sequences:
- the unc93b1 gene encoding protein unc-93 homolog B1 isoform X2 — MQLILHYDETYREVKYGNLGLQDIDDKMLMGINVTPVVALLYTPVLIRFLGTKWMMFLAAGIYALFVSTNYWERYYTLVPSAVAIGVAIVPFWASMGNYITRMAQKYYEFVNYKQENVQEQRPLPKGACHRYIIIFNSVFYFFFHLSFVCAEMPMVFFLKSYLSNGNHTLFGVKNCGANSVGMIEGLNKTILSSLPRSISLIEVESVLMGVAFISMLMILILCGSAYQPTEEIDLRSIGWGNIFQLPFKHMRDYRLRHLFPFFIYSGFEVLFACTGFALGYGVCVLGLESFSNIIITFGLSASVFSLLSVSLLRLRRHVILLSGALVHVILIIILFIWSPSRGKALNEPFILILAALWGLGSALNKTGLSTLLGMLYEDKERQDFIFTIYHWWQAMAIFVVYLWAGLPMKAKLSIMLVTLIISSLSYWWMERRLAQRDPFRIPRIPRPKHKVKGYRYMEEENSDESDSEKDGEKEGDDGDTSSLVGGEEGGGGLEGQDGHKRRKVAAYEQAQETEEQEEAAVA, encoded by the exons ATGCAGCTGATATTACACTATGATGAAACATACCGAGAAGTGAAATATGGAAACCTCGGTCTTCAGGACATTGACGACAAGATGCTGATGGGCATTAATGTTACTCCTGTAGTGGCTCTGCTCTACACACCGGTTCTTATCAG GTTTCTGGGCACAAAATGGATGATGTTCTTGGCAGCTGGCATCTATGCATTGTTTGTCTCCACCAACTACTGGGAGCGTTACTACACACTTGTTCCATCAGCAGTTGCCATTGGTGTTGCTATAGTCCCATTCTGGGCATCAATGGGCAATTATATCACCAG AATGGCCCAGAAGTATTATGAATTTGTCAACTATAAGCAAGAAAATGTTCAGGAACAGAGGCCGTTGCCCAAGGGTGCATGCCATCGTTACATTATCATTTTTAACTCTGTCTTCTACTTCTTTTTTCAT CTCAGCTTTGTGTGTGCAGAAATGCCCATGGTCTTCTTCCTGAAGTCCTACCTCAGCAATGGGAATCACACCCTTTTCGGCGTTAAAAATTGTG GTGCCAACAGTGTAGGAATGATTGAAGGACTGAACAAGACCATCTTATCCAGCCTGCCTCGCAGCATTAGTCTGATTGAGGTGGAAAGTGTGCTGATGGGAGTGGCCTTCATCTCGATGTTGATG ATATTGATTCTTTGTGGTTCAGCCTATCAGCCCACGGAGGAGATCGACCTCCGCAGCATCGGCTGGGGGAATATTTTTCAGCTGCCATTTAAACACATGCGAGATTACCGCCTGCGGCACCTTTTCCCCTTTTTCATCTACAGCGGATTTGAAGTTCTCTTTGCCTGCACTGGATTTGCCTTG GGCTATGGGGTCTGTGTTTTGGGCCTGGAGTCGTTTTCCAATATCATCATCACCTTTGGATTATCTGCCTCCGTCTTTTCATTGCTGTCTGTTTCTCTGCTGCGTCTCCGCCGCCATGTGATTCTCCTGAGTGGGGCCTTGGTGCACGTCATACTGATCATCATTCTCTTCATCTGGTCACCGTCTCGTGGGAAGGCGTTAAATGAGCCATTTATCCTCATCTTGGCGGCTCTGTGGGGCCTTGGAAGTGCACTGAACAAGACTGGACTGAGCA CTCTTCTTGGAATGCTGTATGAAGATAAAGAACGGCAAGACTTCATATTCACCATTTACCACTGGTGGCAAGCCATGGCGATCTTTGTGGTGTACCTTTGGGCTGGACTACCAATGAAG GCAAAGTTGTCCATCATGCTGGTGACGCTGATAATCTCCTCACTTTCCTACTGGTGGATGGAGCGTCGCCTGGCACAGAGAGATCCTTTCCGCATTCCCCGCATCCCTCGGCCAAAGCACAAG GTCAAAGGTTATCGGTACATGGAGGAAGAGAACTCCGATGAATCGGACTCGGAGaaagatggagagaaggaaggagatGATGGTGACACCAGTTCACTTGTGGGTGGAGAAGAAGGCGGAGGAGGCCTCGAAGGACAAGATGGCCACAAACGCAGGAAAGTCGCCGCTTACGAGCAGGCCCAGGAGACCGAGGAGCAAGAGGAGGCCGCTGTGGCCTAA
- the unc93b1 gene encoding protein unc-93 homolog B1 isoform X1, with the protein MAAPCSGVDGRAIQSVDNIYTEAQLASCNSTDNLVNTQASATGANASELPEIGEAQIDDFLGPNQNYNEEEEERKYFRRKRLAVIKNVLSASIGSMLIYGVYLGLLQMQLILHYDETYREVKYGNLGLQDIDDKMLMGINVTPVVALLYTPVLIRFLGTKWMMFLAAGIYALFVSTNYWERYYTLVPSAVAIGVAIVPFWASMGNYITRMAQKYYEFVNYKQENVQEQRPLPKGACHRYIIIFNSVFYFFFHLSFVCAEMPMVFFLKSYLSNGNHTLFGVKNCGANSVGMIEGLNKTILSSLPRSISLIEVESVLMGVAFISMLMILILCGSAYQPTEEIDLRSIGWGNIFQLPFKHMRDYRLRHLFPFFIYSGFEVLFACTGFALGYGVCVLGLESFSNIIITFGLSASVFSLLSVSLLRLRRHVILLSGALVHVILIIILFIWSPSRGKALNEPFILILAALWGLGSALNKTGLSTLLGMLYEDKERQDFIFTIYHWWQAMAIFVVYLWAGLPMKAKLSIMLVTLIISSLSYWWMERRLAQRDPFRIPRIPRPKHKVKGYRYMEEENSDESDSEKDGEKEGDDGDTSSLVGGEEGGGGLEGQDGHKRRKVAAYEQAQETEEQEEAAVA; encoded by the exons ATGGCAGCACCATGCAGCGGAGTGGACGGTAGGGCCATTCAGAGTGTGGACAACATCTACACTGAGGCCCAGCTGGCGTCGTGTAATTCCACGGATAACTTAGTGAATACACAGGCATCGGCGACAGGTGCCAACGCGTCAGAGTTACCTGAAATTGGCGAGGCTCAG ATCGATGATTTTCTTGGACCCAACCAGAACTACAACGAGGAAGAAGAAGAGCGGAAATATTTTCGAAGAAAAAGGCTGGCAGTGATCAAAAATGTCCTTTCTGCCAGCATTGGGAGCATGCTGATTTATGGGGTTTACCTAG ggcTCCTACAGATGCAGCTGATATTACACTATGATGAAACATACCGAGAAGTGAAATATGGAAACCTCGGTCTTCAGGACATTGACGACAAGATGCTGATGGGCATTAATGTTACTCCTGTAGTGGCTCTGCTCTACACACCGGTTCTTATCAG GTTTCTGGGCACAAAATGGATGATGTTCTTGGCAGCTGGCATCTATGCATTGTTTGTCTCCACCAACTACTGGGAGCGTTACTACACACTTGTTCCATCAGCAGTTGCCATTGGTGTTGCTATAGTCCCATTCTGGGCATCAATGGGCAATTATATCACCAG AATGGCCCAGAAGTATTATGAATTTGTCAACTATAAGCAAGAAAATGTTCAGGAACAGAGGCCGTTGCCCAAGGGTGCATGCCATCGTTACATTATCATTTTTAACTCTGTCTTCTACTTCTTTTTTCAT CTCAGCTTTGTGTGTGCAGAAATGCCCATGGTCTTCTTCCTGAAGTCCTACCTCAGCAATGGGAATCACACCCTTTTCGGCGTTAAAAATTGTG GTGCCAACAGTGTAGGAATGATTGAAGGACTGAACAAGACCATCTTATCCAGCCTGCCTCGCAGCATTAGTCTGATTGAGGTGGAAAGTGTGCTGATGGGAGTGGCCTTCATCTCGATGTTGATG ATATTGATTCTTTGTGGTTCAGCCTATCAGCCCACGGAGGAGATCGACCTCCGCAGCATCGGCTGGGGGAATATTTTTCAGCTGCCATTTAAACACATGCGAGATTACCGCCTGCGGCACCTTTTCCCCTTTTTCATCTACAGCGGATTTGAAGTTCTCTTTGCCTGCACTGGATTTGCCTTG GGCTATGGGGTCTGTGTTTTGGGCCTGGAGTCGTTTTCCAATATCATCATCACCTTTGGATTATCTGCCTCCGTCTTTTCATTGCTGTCTGTTTCTCTGCTGCGTCTCCGCCGCCATGTGATTCTCCTGAGTGGGGCCTTGGTGCACGTCATACTGATCATCATTCTCTTCATCTGGTCACCGTCTCGTGGGAAGGCGTTAAATGAGCCATTTATCCTCATCTTGGCGGCTCTGTGGGGCCTTGGAAGTGCACTGAACAAGACTGGACTGAGCA CTCTTCTTGGAATGCTGTATGAAGATAAAGAACGGCAAGACTTCATATTCACCATTTACCACTGGTGGCAAGCCATGGCGATCTTTGTGGTGTACCTTTGGGCTGGACTACCAATGAAG GCAAAGTTGTCCATCATGCTGGTGACGCTGATAATCTCCTCACTTTCCTACTGGTGGATGGAGCGTCGCCTGGCACAGAGAGATCCTTTCCGCATTCCCCGCATCCCTCGGCCAAAGCACAAG GTCAAAGGTTATCGGTACATGGAGGAAGAGAACTCCGATGAATCGGACTCGGAGaaagatggagagaaggaaggagatGATGGTGACACCAGTTCACTTGTGGGTGGAGAAGAAGGCGGAGGAGGCCTCGAAGGACAAGATGGCCACAAACGCAGGAAAGTCGCCGCTTACGAGCAGGCCCAGGAGACCGAGGAGCAAGAGGAGGCCGCTGTGGCCTAA
- the cryba1l2 gene encoding crystallin, beta A1, like 2 has translation MQKVVENPQGMGYAPFWKMIVWEQEHFQGKCQEFTSECTNIMNCGFDNIRSLRVESGAWVGYEHHDFQGQQFILERGEYPHWSGWSGSLSYHVERFMSFRPVYCASHRSSRMMIYEKENFMGRTVELCDDYPSLQAMGWMNNEVGSMHVQSGAWVCYQYPGYRGYQYILECERHSGDYQHWKNWGSHAQTPQIQSVRRIQH, from the exons ATGATTGTCTGGGAGCAGGAGCACTTCCAAGGAAAGTGTCAGGAGTTCACCTCAGAATGCACAAACATCATGAACTGCGGCTTCGATAACATCCGCTCACTTCGGGTAGAAAGTGGCGC GTGGGTTGGATATGAGCACCATGATTTCCAAGGGCAACAGTTTATCCTGGAAAGGGGAGAGTACCCACACTGGTCTGGCTGGAGTGGCAGCCTGTCCTATCACGTTGAAAGGTTCATGTCCTTCAGGCCTGTCTACTGTGCA TCTCACAGAAGTTCTCGGATGATGATCTACGAGAAAGAGAACTTCATGGGTCGCACGGTTGAGCTTTGTGATGATTACCCCTCTCTCCAGGCCATGGGCTGGATGAATAATGAAGTTGGCTCGATGCATGTGCAGTCTGGAGC ATGGGTGTGCTACCAGTACCCTGGATACCGAGGATACCAGTACATTTTGGAGTGTGAGCGACACAGTGGGGACTATCAGCACTGGAAAAACTGGGGCTCCCATGCTCAGACACCGCAGATCCAGTCTGTACGCAGGATCCAGCACTAG